TGCCATCACAGAGCGGAGAGGCGGCTGCTATTCAACACTCATCCGGCACAGCTCACACGGCTGAAGAGGCTGATGAGAAAGAGAGCTCGAGCCCAGAGAAATAAATTCCACATCATTCACCACCAATAGACTATAATGACCAGCAGACGGTTCAGCCAGAATTTGAGATTAAGTGTGTCCTTTAACTCCGTGTCCTCAGTGGGCTACTGCACATGGTGTACAGGTGGCTGTTTTGCCTCCATGAAGGACAACACTGAATCTTATTCAGAGGAGTGAAGCTGCGTGCCCGCCTGCTGTGTTTTTGAGGACTTGATTGACCAAATCCTGATGTATTTTAACCcattattttacattgtatttacagcatttgtcCTGAGGTTTGTTTACTGGCACTCTTCTACATTTTTACACTAGATAATGGAACATTATCTGTGATAATGTGAATGCATGTTAAAATTGAATTCAGCCACAAGGGCAGTCTGTGGTGTTGAATGATTAGTTCTGTACCGAATGTCACTACAACTTAAGATACTGCATGGAGCTCCATCGCtccattggggggggggggggggcgttgtACCCCTATAGCCCACTCCTGgaattgggcatggtgactttaGGCTCATGTGTGGCCACTCCAGAGTGTGCCATTGCAAAGGCTAAATGCCCACTGAACCTCATATTTAACTGATAAGGTGTTTTAAGGTAGGGAAATTGCTGAGCTGTGCTGGACACCGGCCCTACAGCACAGGAATTGATGCTCCAAGAGAACACTCGTAGTTTGTTTTACTTATGTGATCAAACTTGCTTCACCTTTTATGAAAGGTCTGCAAAACGCTTTCAAACTGTGACGCCCTGTGGACATATCAGCTACTCTAACACGGGCCTGCTGGTCCAGAACTACCACTACATGGTCCTGTTGTCGTGAGCAATGCTGTAAACAGTCTCTGTGTTTTGAGCTCATTTCATTTGTATTCCAGGAGTAGtgctgaaaaaagaaataaactgCAGGTCTAATTGGAGTCCTGTCTGGCATTTGTGGAAGTACATACTGAATACTAAGAGAGCTGTCTTGTCCACCGGCAGCCAGTAGATGTCAGTGTTGTTGAATATGTATGAGAGGCTGTCGTGGCTGGTGGGCTAGAAATTGGGCTAGACATTGATCTGCTTTTCAGTGTCTTGgatctttcttattttattttttttatttgtactttttttaaGGACGTTAAGAATGTGTACATAACTGCATAAGTCATATTCGATAAgcttatttataaaaaaaaaaaaaaagacagttgCAGTTAGGTTAGTTAGCTAATAAAAGGAGGAGGGGTGAACAAGTCCACAGCCTGCTAATGAGAAAACGGAGGCTCTTTTAGCCTCTACTTTAGCTGTACTTTGTATTCGTGCTGCCTAATGACCTTGTTTAGCCCACCTGTAGCTCCTGTTAATGAAGTCTGGTACATGAAAATCACTTCTAATGCGCGTGTGAGGATTCCAGAGGTGGTCTTGTCCTCACTCGCCTCCCAGCCCACCCTGACGTAGAGGATGGGGAAGGTAGAGCTCTCCGTGTGGAGTCCCTCCTACTCTCACTGGTGTGGACAGATGTGGAGTCGTTTACTGCGAGGGACTGGCTTTCCCTGAAGGCTTTGGACAGACCGTTCAGTTTGTGCTGCAGCATCGCAAGACTAACGTCCATCTTTGCAGGAGGGGGTCATGTTTGGATCAGCACCTGTCCACTGAAGATGTAATCAGCTCGTCAGAGAAGGTAACTATTGCATATGATGTATATTTGATAAGTTTCAGCTTGCATAATTACCAACTAGTGTGGTTGTGGCATGTGTTCTGTATAGGTCTGAACTGTATAGTGGTGAATTGAAGGAGGTAAAGTGAATAAAGTCCAAGAtacattcattatgaaatggcTTAAATGCTTAAAATACTGGCCAGATTGTGTGCAGTCTGTGTGATGGTCGAACATTGTCAATattgaaataattaaataatccaattaaaaatattacaattatgtaaaaaaaaaaaaaatagcagaataATAATATAGCATAATTCCTACGTCTGTTTGTCTGCCTCCCTGACACCCATGGGCATAAAAAAACCtctcatttatatatacagtaagtAAGATGACCCATTTCCAGAAATGTTTCTTATCTTCTAGTTAATAATTAAGGATCATTTATTAAGAGGCTTTTTCAGGGCCCATGTGCCACCAGTTATTTCCTCTATGCTGCCGAAATTGTTCTCATCTCCTTAGCCGTGGCTACGTCTGAAGAACAAGACTTCCTCTATGCTGCCGAAATTTTGCAGCTATTATGCGAACACAGAAATGTTGAATTGGTAATCAACCCCTTGAACCACTGCAGCCACTCCAGTGAGACCGAGCCTTAagtggagagaaaaagaaaaagatgagaagagaagaaagcttCATTGTCTTTGATTAAGGAGGTAAAAATGGAAGCTTTGAAAGAAAACTCAATTgtggaaagaaaaacacatcacTGCATTTTCAGGGGGGTCGTTTCAGTTTTCAGTGGAGTTTTGAGACGAAGCGCAATATCCTCCCTCGCCCGGCTGTGATCAATTCAGCTTCAGAAATGGAACACACACCATTCTGCAGGTTTTCATATCCCTCACGGTGAGGTGGAGACCTTTCGGTTACATTAGCCAGGGGCTGATGCGTCTACAGAAGTAATCCAGCCATCAGCTGTTTTGAAAGGTAAAGATTGCAATTCAGAAGCGAGGCGCCATTGACCGATCTCTGAATTTTACAACAAAGAGCCTTCTTGGTACGTCTAAACACACAGGAGCCTgctgaagtgagggagagaaGTATTAAGTGATCTCCTGAGACTCTATGAAATCCTAAGTAAAGTCCAAAGTAATAAAGCCCCCTCCATTCAAGGAATTATTTCAATATGTCTATGTCTGCGAATTGGTGAAAGAGCGAAGAAGATAAAAATCTGTGAAATGTGCTCACTCTGGGGATTTAGAGATTTTCATGTGATTTTCAGACTGAAGTGTAATCCATACATCCATCTAATTCATTTTGTAGTGGTAGATATGGCAGGTTTTGCATTTGAACTTCTGTGTGCTCTCTCTGCAGAGAGCACACAGATAATTTCCCAGTTTTCATTAATCCAACAACCAGGCAACACACTCTGCATCTGCatgcactaataataataataataataataataataaaaaaaggtaaaaaatgaATTTACACTACTGGCCCAGGGGctgtgagttcgaatcccgagctaTGCCGCATTGCCATCAGCTGCCGAAGTCCAAGATAGCCCAGTTGGCTGTGCTCACCACTCttgaagcgatgttggccggcacaggtttCCGTTAAATGGGTCCCTGGCGCTTTTctcagagtgtgttggctgcctggcaatgccacATCAGTGTGTCGGTTGTCCCGGGCTGCATTGGTGTATGCAGCAGTATTCCAACTCTAGGAGGGAAAGGACTTAACCCACATCTCCTCCAAAACATGCTGCATACACCGCGGCATACATTGCAGCATGTATCAGGAGATGTGTGTTAAGTCATAACCTCAGCATTACAAATGTGTGGGTTAATTGgaagaaccaaactgggagtaaaaaagggaaatataacgaccaaaaataaataaataaataaaggctagAGCGAACCTGTTTAAAACCAGAACCGACgcagcagaaacagcagaaactaTTTGTACATGCTGTGTCTGGTTGCGCACAGGCAGAAAAATATCTATATGGAGCTCTGAGACTGCACGCACCTACCCTATCGTCCATGCAACGCTCTGGACGTGCTCGGACGTGTGTTGTCAGTATAATTGTAATACTGGAGCGCTTTGCTGGTCACCACTTCAGATCTGAAATGCCTTCATTTAGCTCTGCTctcatgtgaaaaaaaaaaacctagatGCACTGGTGCAGTAGCAGAGTTTGAAAACCACTGGTTCAGGGTGCAGTCTCACTTGCTGTGAATGCTACTACTAAACACACTGATTCTAGATAGAAAATTAGATGTTTAACATACTTATGTACGCTTACTTGTAACAGGTGTGCAGGTGTCATACTATGAAGAACATGGACTATCTTCTGAATGAAACCTGGAAGAACACCACTTCTAGCTTACCTCCACCctctccctcctcttcctcgtcCTCTTTCAGTGGACTGGACCTTCTGATGGAACTGAAGCCTCTCTTTGTGCCGCTCTATGCCATACTTGTGCTAGTGGCCTGCTCTGGGAACCTTTTCCTGCTCTTCCTCATCAGCGTGAACAGGAAGCTGCACAGCACAACCAACTTCTTGATCGGAAACCTGGCGCTGGCCGACTTAGTGATGTGCCTTTTCTGCGTCCCCCTGACTGTGTTCTACGCCTTCGACGAACGCGGCTGGGTATTTGGACACTTCATGTGCCGCTTCGTCACGCTCATGCAGACCGCCACGGTCTTTGCTGCAGTCTTGTCTCTGACTGCGATTGCAGTTGACCGTTATGTGGTGGTGGCCTATCCCATTCGTCGCCGCGGAGGCCGCCATTTCTGTGCCGCACTAGTGCTCAGCATATGGCTGTGCGCCTTGGCCATGTCCACTCCCGCTGCCCTCCACACGGTCTACCTGGACCTGAGTGCCACAGGTCACCACATGGCTGTCTGCGAGGAGTTCTGGCAAGGCCAAGAGCTTGGTCGACTCATCTACTCCTGCTTCTTCCTGCTCCTGTCTTATTTTGTCCCTCTGGCAGCCGTGTCTATATCCTACTGTGCCATCTCCCGTCACCTGCAGCGTAGGGCTGTGCCTGGTCTGATGGCTGCAATTCCCTCCAACCAGGAGAAATGGGGCCGCAAGAGGCGCAAGACCTTCCGCCTGCTGCTGGTGTCCGTGCTGTGCTTCGCCTTCTCCTGGCTGCCGCTGCAGGTTGTCAACCTCATCCGTGACCTAGACACCGACTTCATCATCCTGAGCAAGAACCACATCAACGTCATCCAGGTTTCGTGCCACTTGCTGGCTATGAGCTCGGCATGCTTCAACCCCTTCATCTACGCCTCCTTGCACGACAAGTTCCTGGCCTATCTGTGCCGCCACATGTTCCAGAGAGGAAGGCACCATCAGACACAGAGTAGCTCCACCACCTCCAGCCGTCTACCCCGCCAACACACCAGCACCACCTTGGCTGACATTCCAATGGTCGTTGGCAAGATGCTACAAGAAGGAATATAACCTCTCCCAGAAGGCTGGGACCTCATCTGCGGATCTACTAGTGCCAGGGTGCATCTCTAACTCATCAAGAAGATGAACTGTGGATTAACAGCATTTAGAGCCAGTGCAGGCTCCAACACATCATGCATTCTTAAAGAT
The Salminus brasiliensis chromosome 10, fSalBra1.hap2, whole genome shotgun sequence genome window above contains:
- the prlh2r gene encoding prolactin releasing hormone 2 receptor — its product is MKNMDYLLNETWKNTTSSLPPPSPSSSSSSFSGLDLLMELKPLFVPLYAILVLVACSGNLFLLFLISVNRKLHSTTNFLIGNLALADLVMCLFCVPLTVFYAFDERGWVFGHFMCRFVTLMQTATVFAAVLSLTAIAVDRYVVVAYPIRRRGGRHFCAALVLSIWLCALAMSTPAALHTVYLDLSATGHHMAVCEEFWQGQELGRLIYSCFFLLLSYFVPLAAVSISYCAISRHLQRRAVPGLMAAIPSNQEKWGRKRRKTFRLLLVSVLCFAFSWLPLQVVNLIRDLDTDFIILSKNHINVIQVSCHLLAMSSACFNPFIYASLHDKFLAYLCRHMFQRGRHHQTQSSSTTSSRLPRQHTSTTLADIPMVVGKMLQEGI